The following proteins are co-located in the Deinococcus aerolatus genome:
- a CDS encoding DDE-type integrase/transposase/recombinase produces MEELLVEQVLIVTRESLRSWCIKYSDLFAHGLRHREPRRGSRWHLDEMCLDVGGVTHWLWRAVDEHGAVLDVLP; encoded by the coding sequence GTGGAAGAATTGTTGGTGGAACAAGTGCTCATCGTTACCCGCGAGTCTCTTCGTAGCTGGTGCATCAAGTACAGCGACCTCTTCGCACATGGACTGCGTCATCGGGAACCCCGTCGGGGTTCGAGGTGGCACCTTGACGAGATGTGCCTGGACGTCGGCGGGGTCACACACTGGCTGTGGCGGGCCGTGGATGAACATGGTGCTGTGCTGGACGTCCTCCCTTAA
- a CDS encoding ATP-binding protein → METVLAASHSLNTPVYGRTHELQTLMHMLRNGTRLVTLRGPGGIGKTALAQHIAHAMQQAGDRVVFVDLATIRDAHQVLDTIAATLPAADRHETALRTIVSAVANRPTLLILDNFEQILDAAGDLPELLAAADTVQVLVTSRTILGLHDEHEYPLEPLSLPVSLERLEDSAAVEMFVHRVQAVQPEFQITPENAREVAALVNALEGVPLAIELAAARLRSYTLTDLLHHLDHPLAFLKADFRDRPERLRSLRATVQWSYDLLGDGDREVFECCAIFEGSFTPEALVAVWQDPAILDRVDALLEHSFLQRQVGSTTRWKMLQPLREHALEKLDVSSTTHTWRDRHARYYLTIAVEALEPHAGFHMIAQQYAPDYPNMREGLTWAIEHQQAEVALRYLPGISRIWIPFGLFQEGLRLSQRALALPAPGLDYLRPHALHAVLECLMGLGLYETFISVARELLEVSQAQGDISEELTGCLAVALGEHWAGRNEDAVRTSHGLIRRCEQLLTVPPEQRPFSVTDGWLRMTIINALNNAVFPLLELGEYEQALHFTEAAEKWGRQSGVPDYISCLGLVQYHMGLYREAAQSLLSNIHYYLEKEFWAELAAQVKEFGLVLAAKDAPKLAVQFFSFTHRLEHGLTGAVGRYITTLFDRVLAELRQNMGDRAYQQAWQEGAYLTPEEMRRKAEAFVQSLQEQHQRENTAPASGGPGAHTPSHGLTAREVEVLALVAQGHPDRRIAKLLGISPATASKHVANVLGKLGMRNRVELARWAMQHELG, encoded by the coding sequence ATGGAGACCGTTCTAGCCGCGTCCCATTCCCTGAATACTCCCGTGTATGGCCGTACACATGAGCTACAGACCTTGATGCACATGCTTCGCAACGGCACGAGGCTTGTGACTCTCCGCGGGCCGGGGGGCATCGGGAAAACGGCTTTGGCTCAGCACATCGCGCATGCCATGCAGCAGGCGGGTGACCGAGTCGTGTTCGTTGATCTGGCCACGATCCGTGATGCTCATCAGGTGCTTGATACCATCGCGGCTACCCTGCCGGCTGCCGATCGGCACGAGACAGCCCTCCGCACCATCGTCAGTGCAGTCGCCAATCGGCCGACACTCCTGATCCTCGACAACTTCGAACAGATCCTAGACGCCGCGGGTGATCTCCCCGAGTTGCTGGCTGCCGCCGACACCGTGCAGGTGCTGGTCACCAGCCGCACGATTCTGGGGTTGCATGACGAACACGAGTATCCTCTCGAACCTCTCTCTCTGCCAGTATCACTCGAGCGGCTCGAAGACAGTGCCGCGGTCGAGATGTTCGTTCACCGTGTGCAAGCTGTCCAGCCGGAGTTTCAGATCACGCCCGAGAACGCCCGGGAGGTGGCGGCCCTGGTCAACGCCCTCGAGGGTGTACCGCTGGCCATCGAACTCGCGGCGGCTCGCCTGCGGAGCTATACCCTGACGGATCTCCTGCATCACCTCGATCATCCGCTGGCCTTCCTGAAGGCTGATTTCCGTGACCGTCCCGAACGGCTGCGTTCCCTGCGGGCGACTGTCCAGTGGAGTTACGACCTGTTGGGCGATGGTGACCGGGAGGTCTTCGAGTGTTGCGCAATATTCGAGGGCAGTTTCACCCCTGAAGCGTTGGTCGCGGTGTGGCAAGACCCCGCCATTCTTGACAGGGTGGATGCCCTGCTGGAGCACAGCTTCCTGCAACGGCAGGTAGGCTCCACGACCCGCTGGAAAATGCTGCAGCCCTTGCGCGAACATGCTCTCGAAAAGTTGGATGTCAGCAGCACCACCCACACCTGGCGCGACCGTCATGCTCGGTACTACCTGACCATCGCGGTTGAGGCACTGGAGCCGCACGCTGGATTCCATATGATCGCGCAGCAGTACGCGCCGGACTACCCGAACATGCGCGAGGGGCTCACCTGGGCCATCGAACACCAGCAGGCAGAGGTCGCCCTGCGGTACTTGCCTGGCATCAGCCGCATCTGGATTCCGTTTGGCCTGTTCCAGGAAGGGCTGAGGCTTTCACAACGCGCCCTGGCACTTCCCGCCCCCGGCCTGGATTATCTGCGCCCACATGCCCTTCATGCTGTGCTCGAATGCCTGATGGGCCTGGGCCTGTATGAAACATTCATCTCGGTGGCCAGGGAATTACTGGAGGTGAGTCAAGCGCAGGGGGATATCTCGGAGGAGCTTACCGGGTGTCTGGCAGTGGCTCTGGGAGAGCACTGGGCCGGGCGCAATGAGGACGCCGTACGCACGAGTCATGGACTCATTCGGCGCTGCGAGCAGTTGCTGACCGTACCTCCAGAGCAGAGACCTTTCAGCGTTACCGATGGTTGGCTCCGAATGACGATCATCAATGCGTTGAACAATGCAGTGTTCCCCCTGCTCGAACTCGGCGAGTACGAACAGGCACTGCACTTCACCGAGGCGGCAGAGAAATGGGGCCGGCAGAGTGGCGTGCCCGATTACATCAGTTGTCTGGGCCTGGTTCAGTACCATATGGGCCTCTACCGGGAGGCGGCCCAGTCTCTCCTCTCCAACATCCACTATTATCTAGAAAAAGAATTCTGGGCGGAGCTTGCGGCGCAAGTCAAGGAATTCGGCCTGGTTCTCGCGGCCAAGGATGCGCCGAAACTGGCCGTTCAGTTTTTTTCCTTCACGCATCGTCTCGAACACGGGTTGACCGGGGCGGTCGGCCGGTATATCACCACGCTGTTTGACCGGGTTCTGGCCGAGCTGCGGCAAAACATGGGGGATAGAGCCTACCAGCAGGCCTGGCAGGAGGGAGCGTATCTCACGCCGGAGGAGATGCGGCGGAAAGCGGAAGCGTTCGTGCAGAGCCTGCAGGAACAGCACCAGCGCGAAAACACGGCTCCAGCAAGCGGTGGCCCGGGTGCCCATACGCCGAGTCACGGCCTGACGGCCCGTGAAGTGGAGGTGCTGGCGCTGGTGGCGCAGGGCCATCCGGACAGGCGAATCGCGAAGCTGCTGGGCATCAGTCCAGCCACGGCGAGTAAACATGTCGCCAATGTGCTTGGGAAGCTGGGGATGCGGAACCGCGTGGAGCTGGCACGCTGGGCCATGCAACACGAACTGGGCTGA
- a CDS encoding helix-turn-helix transcriptional regulator, with translation MKAVENHSDGQTRMGPGTLYDTLKRLLETGLVAESDDGLIPLWMTSAAVTTASRR, from the coding sequence ATGAAAGCCGTCGAGAACCACTCCGACGGCCAGACCCGCATGGGTCCCGGTACCCTCTATGACACCCTCAAGCGCCTGCTGGAGACCGGGCTGGTCGCCGAGAGCGACGACGGCCTGATCCCGCTCTGGATGACCAGCGCCGCCGTTACTACCGCCTCACGCCGCTAG
- a CDS encoding SDR family oxidoreductase encodes MVLVVGATGHLGRSICEQLAQQGREVCAVVRPSSPPEQVDALRTLGAQLVQADLKDAASLLAACQGMDVVISTATTTLRDPTKDSIPDVDYQGGLNLVEAARQSGVGHFVYVSFPEFYDGARPSPLSQAKRAVERELRHGEMPFTILQPGVFMEVWLSPALGFDPLNARARVLGSGEAPIGWISLHDVARAAVTCLDHSDLRGATLPLIAENRSMREVVGLFEQIGGRTFELEHVPVEALEAQVTTANSPLEQSFAALMLTLAQGVTITPDPRQDALCPAPTTLPEYARQVAAPSPLETPERGGQEAHP; translated from the coding sequence ATGGTTCTCGTCGTCGGCGCCACTGGACACCTTGGCCGCAGCATCTGTGAACAGCTCGCCCAGCAGGGCAGAGAGGTATGTGCGGTCGTCCGCCCCTCTTCCCCGCCGGAGCAGGTCGATGCCCTCCGTACCCTGGGAGCTCAGCTCGTGCAGGCCGACCTGAAGGACGCCGCCTCGCTGCTCGCCGCCTGTCAGGGAATGGACGTGGTGATCAGTACCGCCACGACCACCCTGCGTGACCCCACGAAGGATTCGATTCCCGACGTCGATTATCAGGGTGGGTTGAACCTCGTGGAGGCGGCCCGGCAGTCCGGCGTGGGGCACTTCGTGTACGTCTCGTTCCCGGAATTCTACGACGGAGCGCGCCCTTCCCCATTGTCGCAGGCCAAGCGAGCTGTGGAGCGGGAACTACGGCACGGGGAGATGCCCTTCACGATCCTCCAGCCCGGCGTCTTCATGGAAGTCTGGCTCAGCCCAGCGCTGGGCTTTGACCCCCTGAACGCCCGGGCACGTGTACTCGGCAGCGGCGAGGCCCCAATCGGCTGGATCAGCCTGCACGACGTGGCTCGCGCCGCAGTGACCTGCCTGGACCACTCTGACCTCCGCGGGGCCACACTTCCCTTGATCGCCGAGAACCGCAGTATGCGCGAGGTCGTGGGGTTGTTCGAGCAGATCGGCGGGCGGACCTTTGAGCTCGAGCACGTCCCGGTCGAGGCCTTGGAAGCGCAGGTAACCACCGCAAACTCACCTCTTGAACAGAGCTTCGCCGCCCTGATGCTCACCCTCGCGCAGGGAGTAACCATCACACCGGATCCCCGGCAAGACGCCCTGTGCCCTGCGCCGACCACGTTGCCGGAGTATGCGCGCCAGGTGGCGGCGCCCAGCCCTCTGGAGACACCAGAACGTGGAGGGCAGGAGGCTCACCCATGA
- a CDS encoding PDZ domain-containing protein has product MKRLLAGITLALLSFPALAAPVRGTLTGRIVDWPGGRAELSIETETGELLVTGSVDAGGTFSVPLPTRVPEAIGLPPISGLFARPSNYDRGCQGEGTATPTTGHFKFFQLVVRRGAERLGDITLKSSARLGPFTRAVDAPLMYFDTSTSLQGTVECVDQNMRETLSGTFGAGWHLAPRRVETVTPEGGERARLTAGVLPSGLAWRLYQEYGGVGMMFQPGPAGETVVDIVRSDLPAARAGLQSGDVLLTLEGRSLEGVPFAQVLSRIRGQAGTAITLGVRRNGQAAPLTFKLVRELVRLP; this is encoded by the coding sequence ATGAAACGCTTGCTTGCGGGGATTACGCTCGCCCTTCTGTCTTTTCCTGCCCTGGCCGCGCCGGTGCGTGGCACCCTGACGGGCCGCATCGTGGATTGGCCGGGCGGCCGGGCCGAGCTGAGCATCGAGACCGAGACCGGCGAGTTGCTGGTGACCGGGTCGGTCGACGCTGGGGGCACCTTCAGCGTGCCGTTGCCCACCCGGGTCCCGGAGGCCATCGGCTTGCCCCCGATCAGCGGGTTGTTCGCCCGGCCCTCGAATTATGATCGTGGGTGTCAGGGTGAGGGCACCGCCACACCCACAACCGGCCACTTCAAATTCTTCCAGCTGGTTGTGCGGCGCGGTGCGGAGCGCCTGGGGGACATCACGCTGAAAAGCTCGGCCCGATTGGGGCCATTCACGAGGGCTGTTGACGCGCCCCTGATGTACTTCGATACGTCGACGTCCTTGCAAGGCACGGTCGAGTGCGTGGACCAGAACATGCGAGAGACGCTGAGCGGCACCTTCGGTGCAGGCTGGCATCTCGCGCCGCGCCGGGTGGAGACAGTGACGCCGGAAGGCGGTGAGCGCGCCCGCCTCACCGCGGGGGTACTTCCGTCCGGGCTGGCTTGGCGGTTGTATCAGGAATACGGTGGGGTCGGCATGATGTTCCAGCCAGGTCCCGCTGGAGAGACGGTCGTGGACATCGTCCGCTCAGATCTTCCCGCCGCACGCGCGGGGCTCCAATCTGGCGACGTTCTCCTTACGCTGGAGGGGCGAAGCCTGGAGGGCGTTCCGTTCGCACAGGTGCTCTCGCGCATCCGGGGGCAGGCGGGCACGGCCATCACGCTGGGCGTGCGCCGAAATGGTCAGGCCGCTCCGCTGACGTTCAAGCTGGTGCGGGAACTGGTCCGTCTGCCCTGA